A DNA window from Victivallis lenta contains the following coding sequences:
- a CDS encoding DUF4434 domain-containing protein, with product MKITGTFLDEISHDIPHQNWGREEWDRDFAAMKSIGIDTVILIRCGHRRFITYPSKFLMEHEGCYRPPVDLVDLFLELAEKYGMTFYFGLYDSGKYWHNRECEREMEISRAVADEVWSLYGNRKAFGGWYLNFEVSRASAGIIELYAGMGRHVKQLSGNLPTMISPYIDGIKAIGDVGVKDDSIGVTQHEQEWNAILKGIQGAVDIVAFQDGHCDYHELADYLRINKKLTDRYGMTSWTNCETFDRDMPIRFLPIKWEKMLLKLEAARAAGIEKAITFEFSHFMSPNSCYRAAGHLFDRYREHFSL from the coding sequence ATGAAGATCACCGGAACCTTTCTTGACGAAATCAGCCACGACATTCCGCACCAGAACTGGGGAAGAGAGGAGTGGGACCGCGACTTTGCGGCGATGAAATCGATCGGCATCGACACCGTGATTCTGATCCGCTGCGGTCATCGCCGCTTCATCACCTATCCGTCGAAATTCCTGATGGAGCATGAAGGCTGCTACCGGCCCCCGGTTGACCTTGTCGATCTGTTTCTCGAGCTTGCCGAAAAATACGGCATGACCTTCTACTTCGGGCTGTACGATTCCGGAAAGTACTGGCATAACCGCGAATGCGAGCGCGAAATGGAGATCAGCCGCGCGGTCGCGGATGAAGTCTGGAGCCTCTACGGGAACCGCAAAGCGTTCGGCGGCTGGTATTTGAACTTTGAGGTCAGCCGCGCATCCGCCGGAATTATCGAGCTGTATGCCGGGATGGGGCGCCATGTCAAGCAGCTCTCCGGCAATCTGCCGACCATGATTTCGCCGTATATCGACGGAATCAAGGCGATCGGGGACGTCGGCGTCAAGGATGATTCGATCGGCGTGACGCAGCACGAGCAGGAGTGGAACGCGATCCTGAAAGGGATTCAGGGCGCGGTTGATATCGTCGCCTTCCAGGACGGCCACTGCGATTATCATGAGCTCGCCGACTACCTGCGGATCAACAAGAAGCTGACCGACCGCTACGGCATGACCAGCTGGACCAACTGCGAGACGTTCGATCGCGACATGCCGATCCGCTTCCTGCCGATCAAGTGGGAGAAGATGCTGCTGAAACTCGAAGCGGCCAGAGCGGCCGGGATCGAGAAGGCGATCACCTTTGAATTTTCCCACTTCATGAGCCCGAATTCCTGCTACCGCGCGGCCGGGCACCTGT